From Chryseobacterium sp. IHB B 17019, one genomic window encodes:
- a CDS encoding RHS repeat-associated core domain-containing protein translates to MIQGRDLRIRTCTDLGNGEQACVETFTPGEVAEVNNYYPFGLLHDYSGTTQNAYQYKYNGKELQETGMYDYGARFYMPDIGRWGVVDPLSELQFAYSPYSYVYGNPIRFNDPTGMIGEDPDPKKIYNSGIIPEVTIKGVSKAQKMDASLSFMGIQSLNTYHLSEDRLAAGIRGSKAALATEKFERNLAFAMGTFMMGGSNIVASAGWATFDTWLDYQDDKTKNTVGTVQAMALIIQLKHGNLSGIKRLADNIIAEGFSLNKHGELTNGIYTVSQEAMKKHVFGGIAGKSLFYSSVDANIAVLKAAQYADEAGLWIGNKAKVTVTNTNIGVLGNGTHTNVINVYKNSNGYVHGSPGTMR, encoded by the coding sequence ATTATACAGGGAAGAGATCTGAGAATCAGGACTTGTACAGATCTGGGTAATGGAGAACAAGCCTGTGTAGAAACGTTTACTCCGGGAGAGGTAGCGGAGGTAAATAATTATTATCCTTTCGGGTTGCTGCATGATTATAGCGGAACTACGCAGAATGCTTACCAGTATAAGTATAACGGGAAAGAATTGCAGGAAACAGGAATGTATGATTATGGTGCAAGATTCTATATGCCGGATATTGGACGGTGGGGTGTTGTGGATCCATTAAGTGAATTACAATTTGCTTACAGCCCATACTCTTATGTTTATGGGAATCCTATAAGATTTAATGATCCAACAGGTATGATTGGTGAAGATCCGGACCCGAAAAAAATATATAATAGCGGTATAATTCCTGAGGTTACTATAAAAGGAGTTTCTAAAGCACAGAAAATGGATGCTTCTTTATCATTTATGGGTATTCAAAGTTTAAATACTTATCATTTATCTGAAGACAGGCTAGCAGCAGGAATTAGAGGAAGCAAAGCCGCCCTTGCTACAGAAAAGTTTGAAAGAAATCTTGCTTTTGCAATGGGGACTTTCATGATGGGAGGTAGTAATATTGTAGCTTCTGCTGGATGGGCTACTTTTGATACGTGGTTGGATTATCAAGATGATAAAACGAAAAATACTGTAGGAACTGTACAAGCAATGGCGCTTATTATACAGCTTAAACATGGAAATCTAAGCGGAATAAAAAGATTAGCGGATAATATTATAGCAGAAGGATTTTCCTTAAATAAACATGGGGAATTGACAAATGGAATATATACTGTCTCGCAAGAAGCCATGAAAAAACATGTTTTTGGAGGTATTGCAGGTAAAAGTCTTTTTTACTCATCTGTTGATGCTAATATTGCTGTTTTAAAAGCTGCTCAATATGCAGACGAAGCAGGCTTGTGGATTGGAAATAAAGCAAAGGTTACAGTTACGAATACAAATATTGGTGTTTTAGGTAATGGAACACATACAAATGTTATAAATGTTTATAAAAATTCTAATGGATATGTTCACGGTTCGCCAGGAACTATGAGATAA
- a CDS encoding DUF6443 domain-containing protein produces the protein MKNIVIFTLALLAAATYRAQTTTENFVKATTCLDADCVKKQVTVQYFDGLGRAKQVVNVKASPLGKDVVNYIEYDQFGRQVKDYLPVPQSVTQNGAIYITPLANASSVYGGEKIFAEKVLESSPLNRLQEQIQPGTAWSTKSIKFGYDANAADEVKKYSVTTIWENGASKSSISGIGTYGANQLYKNTVTDEDGNITIEYKNGKGQTVLVRKMLNSTEKADTYYVYNNYNQLALVIPPLASVGTMDQTVLDNLCYQYRYDGDSRLVEKKLPGKGWEYMLYDKQDRLVATQDAELKKKGQWLYTKYDKFGRVAITGISTGSDRNTEQTEINGISPNNVNRIPTVFFNRQGMDVYYDTPDSTYPNSSKWVTLLSLNYYDTYPGYSFNPGFPSTIYGKQILTDNPATVGKSTKSLPVLSLVKNIEDDNWTKMYSYYDMKGRVIGTHTINHLGGYTKTESDLDFAGMALQTKTYHKKLSTDPEKIITETFTYDDQNRLKTHKHKIDNNPEEILAQNEYNELSQLAKKKVGGTNIAVPYQTIDYAYNIRGWMTQINDPDNLGGDLFGYRIKYNQVQGLEIPDASDTGLKVLPKFNGNIAEIDWKTSTQENEPLKRYGYVYDGLNRLSAGFYQNSINPSLREYYEKITYDLNGNIKTLKRTAGKIGTTVRTIDDLTYSYFSGNASNRLQKVTETVQIFSGYPYTAVPTDIGYDDNGNMTSQVDKGISSIQYNYLNLPKQITQNAVSTNYTYRADGVKVKKLFGSVETHYLDGFQYKYTEPWEDPNGTMINPEMKLRIIPTSEGYYDSLLELYIYNYTDHLGNVRLSYADTNHDGIIQGRDLRVRTCTDLGNGEQACVDTFTPGEVAEVNNYYPFGLLHDYSGTTQNAYQYKYNGKELQETGMYDYGARFYMPDLGRWGVQDPLSEKFFDSNNYNYVLNNPIKFVDKDGMDVYLLNEEGKFILAKKQAGDDLVYGYNSKTKKINDNNGDKKGDYRDGIRIKTKGLVGQLRFYRDGNKDDQYQAYHQSIKEYSSQVEDDMFNLFHYAANNAKNVEFSLIDFNLGKKRYLSLQTYNDSGFSPGSGQIGREIKTNAEYHNHPFKTKYEEDYTEINSMGSRGNGIYYGAGGDYRNTVDYNVNFPNYVFFPKSTNLYNVTKTGIYLIKKINNDSKNFKK, from the coding sequence ATGAAAAATATAGTAATTTTTACGCTTGCTTTATTGGCAGCGGCGACATACAGGGCACAGACGACTACGGAAAATTTTGTAAAAGCTACCACCTGCCTGGATGCGGATTGCGTTAAAAAACAGGTAACCGTTCAGTATTTCGACGGACTGGGAAGGGCAAAACAGGTTGTAAATGTAAAAGCATCGCCTTTAGGAAAAGATGTAGTAAATTATATTGAATATGACCAGTTCGGGAGACAGGTTAAAGACTACCTTCCCGTACCACAGTCGGTTACCCAGAATGGGGCTATTTATATAACACCATTAGCCAATGCATCATCAGTATATGGAGGAGAGAAGATCTTTGCAGAGAAAGTTCTTGAGAGTTCACCTTTAAACAGGTTACAAGAGCAGATACAGCCCGGGACAGCATGGAGTACAAAGTCCATAAAGTTTGGATATGATGCAAATGCTGCGGATGAGGTAAAGAAATATTCTGTTACCACGATTTGGGAAAACGGTGCTTCTAAATCTTCTATCAGTGGTATCGGAACCTATGGTGCAAACCAGCTGTATAAAAATACGGTAACCGATGAAGACGGAAACATAACCATAGAATATAAAAACGGGAAAGGTCAGACTGTTTTAGTAAGAAAGATGCTAAACAGCACCGAAAAGGCAGATACGTATTATGTATACAACAATTACAATCAGCTGGCTCTTGTAATTCCTCCGTTAGCATCTGTAGGGACAATGGATCAGACCGTACTTGATAACCTCTGCTACCAGTACCGATATGATGGGGACAGCAGGCTGGTGGAAAAGAAGCTTCCGGGTAAGGGCTGGGAATATATGCTGTATGATAAGCAGGATAGACTGGTAGCTACTCAGGATGCAGAGCTTAAAAAGAAAGGACAGTGGCTATATACAAAATATGATAAGTTTGGAAGAGTAGCTATTACAGGGATCAGCACGGGATCTGATAGAAATACAGAGCAAACAGAAATTAATGGTATAAGCCCAAATAATGTTAATAGAATACCTACAGTATTTTTTAACAGACAGGGAATGGATGTATACTATGATACACCGGACAGCACCTATCCTAATTCAAGTAAATGGGTCACTTTATTATCATTAAATTATTATGATACCTATCCTGGATACAGCTTTAATCCGGGGTTTCCGTCCACCATTTACGGGAAACAGATTTTAACGGACAATCCTGCCACCGTAGGAAAAAGCACGAAAAGCCTTCCTGTACTGAGTCTTGTTAAGAATATTGAAGATGATAACTGGACCAAGATGTATTCCTATTACGATATGAAAGGACGGGTAATAGGAACACACACCATCAACCATTTGGGTGGGTATACAAAAACAGAATCTGATCTTGATTTTGCAGGAATGGCCTTACAGACCAAAACCTACCATAAGAAACTGAGCACCGATCCGGAAAAGATAATTACGGAAACCTTTACCTATGATGACCAGAACAGACTTAAAACCCACAAACATAAAATCGATAATAATCCTGAAGAGATCCTGGCTCAAAACGAATACAATGAGCTTTCACAGCTGGCCAAGAAAAAAGTAGGAGGCACCAATATAGCAGTTCCTTACCAGACCATTGATTATGCTTATAACATCAGGGGCTGGATGACCCAGATCAATGATCCTGATAACCTAGGCGGTGATTTGTTTGGCTACAGGATAAAATACAACCAGGTTCAGGGGCTTGAAATTCCTGATGCTTCGGACACAGGTTTGAAAGTTTTACCTAAATTTAACGGGAATATTGCCGAGATAGACTGGAAAACAAGCACACAGGAAAATGAACCGTTAAAAAGATATGGATATGTTTATGATGGTTTAAACAGGTTGTCGGCAGGCTTTTACCAGAATTCTATCAATCCTTCGTTAAGGGAATATTATGAAAAAATAACATACGACCTGAACGGGAATATCAAAACCCTGAAACGAACTGCTGGAAAAATTGGTACCACTGTAAGGACTATTGATGATCTTACCTATAGTTATTTCTCAGGCAACGCCAGCAACCGTTTGCAGAAAGTAACGGAAACGGTCCAAATCTTTAGCGGGTATCCTTACACTGCGGTACCTACCGATATTGGATATGATGATAACGGCAATATGACAAGCCAGGTTGATAAAGGGATTTCCTCAATCCAATATAATTATTTAAATTTACCCAAACAGATTACCCAAAACGCTGTATCTACAAACTACACGTACAGGGCAGACGGGGTAAAAGTGAAGAAGCTCTTTGGAAGTGTAGAAACCCATTATCTGGATGGCTTTCAGTATAAGTACACCGAGCCGTGGGAAGATCCCAACGGAACGATGATAAACCCTGAAATGAAATTAAGGATTATCCCGACATCTGAAGGATATTATGATTCTTTACTGGAGCTTTACATTTATAATTACACAGATCACCTGGGAAATGTAAGGTTAAGCTATGCAGACACGAATCATGATGGGATTATACAGGGAAGAGACCTGAGAGTCAGGACTTGTACAGATCTGGGTAATGGAGAACAAGCCTGTGTAGATACCTTTACTCCGGGAGAGGTAGCGGAGGTAAATAATTATTATCCATTTGGATTGCTGCATGATTATAGCGGAACTACGCAGAATGCGTATCAGTATAAGTACAATGGAAAAGAACTTCAGGAAACGGGAATGTATGATTATGGCGCGAGATTCTATATGCCGGATTTAGGGAGATGGGGTGTACAAGACCCATTAAGCGAAAAATTCTTTGATTCTAATAATTATAATTACGTTCTAAATAATCCTATAAAATTTGTTGATAAAGATGGAATGGATGTTTATTTATTAAATGAAGAAGGAAAATTTATTCTAGCAAAAAAACAGGCAGGAGATGATCTAGTATATGGTTATAATAGTAAAACAAAAAAAATAAACGATAATAATGGAGATAAAAAAGGAGATTATAGAGATGGAATAAGAATAAAGACCAAAGGCTTAGTAGGTCAATTACGATTTTACAGAGATGGTAACAAAGATGATCAGTATCAAGCATATCACCAGTCTATAAAAGAATATAGCTCTCAAGTAGAAGATGACATGTTTAATTTATTTCATTATGCAGCTAATAATGCTAAAAATGTTGAATTCTCACTTATAGATTTTAATTTGGGAAAAAAAAGATATTTGTCTTTGCAGACTTATAATGACTCTGGTTTTTCACCAGGATCTGGTCAAATAGGGAGAGAAATCAAAACAAATGCTGAATATCATAATCACCCATTTAAAACAAAATATGAGGAAGATTATACAGAAATTAATTCAATGGGATCTAGAGGAAATGGTATATATTACGGAGCAGGAGGAGATTATAGAAATACGGTAGATTATAATGTTAATTTCCCTAATTATGTGTTTTTTCCTAAATCTACAAATCTTTATAATGTAACTAAAACTGGAATATATTTAATAAAGAAAATCAATAACGATAGTAAAAATTTTAAAAAATGA